The following are encoded in a window of Shewanella psychrotolerans genomic DNA:
- a CDS encoding PstS family phosphate ABC transporter substrate-binding protein, with protein sequence MKLKQLVGAVSLTAASVFSVAAMASIDPSLPTYEKSSGVSGNLSSVGSDTLANMMTLWAEEYKEMYPNVNIQIQAAGSSTAPPALTEGTSQFGPMSRKMKPNEVEAFEKHYGYQPTQIRVAIDALAVFVHKDNPIKGLSIEQIDGIFSATHKCGGSDVQRWGDVGLEGDWSAKDVQLYGRNSVSGTYGYFKKKALCKGDFKANVNEQPGSASVVQSVSQSLNAIGYSGIGYKTAGVKAVAISKKGNDFIEASAANAADGSYPLSRYLYVYVNKHPNKDLAPLEREFLRFILSKQGQKIVEKDGYVPLPRSVTAKDLEKAGIRL encoded by the coding sequence TAAACAGCTTGTCGGTGCGGTGAGTTTAACAGCCGCTAGTGTATTTTCAGTAGCCGCAATGGCTTCTATCGATCCATCACTACCAACTTATGAAAAGAGCAGTGGTGTATCGGGTAACCTATCTTCTGTAGGTTCTGACACGCTAGCTAACATGATGACGTTATGGGCTGAAGAATATAAAGAGATGTACCCTAACGTTAATATCCAAATTCAAGCTGCTGGTTCATCTACTGCGCCACCAGCATTAACTGAAGGAACTTCACAGTTCGGCCCAATGAGTCGCAAGATGAAGCCTAACGAAGTTGAAGCGTTCGAAAAGCATTACGGCTACCAGCCAACACAAATTCGTGTTGCTATAGATGCATTAGCAGTATTCGTACACAAAGATAACCCAATCAAAGGCCTAAGCATTGAGCAGATCGACGGCATCTTCTCTGCAACACATAAGTGTGGCGGTAGCGATGTACAGCGCTGGGGGGATGTGGGTCTAGAAGGTGACTGGTCTGCTAAAGACGTACAGCTATATGGTCGTAACTCAGTATCTGGTACTTACGGTTACTTCAAGAAGAAAGCACTTTGTAAAGGTGACTTCAAGGCTAATGTTAACGAGCAACCAGGTTCTGCATCTGTAGTGCAATCTGTTTCTCAGTCACTAAATGCTATCGGTTACTCTGGTATCGGTTATAAGACTGCAGGCGTTAAAGCGGTCGCTATCTCTAAGAAAGGCAATGACTTTATCGAAGCATCTGCTGCGAACGCCGCTGACGGTAGCTACCCACTTTCACGTTACCTATATGTTTATGTGAACAAGCATCCAAACAAAGATTTAGCGCCACTTGAGCGTGAGTTCCTTCGCTTTATCTTGTCTAAGCAAGGTCAAAAAATCGTTGAGAAAGATGGTTATGTACCACTTCCACGTAGCGTAACTGCTAAAGACTTAGAAAAAGCGGGCATCCGCCTGTAA